A genome region from Ottowia testudinis includes the following:
- a CDS encoding DUF1513 domain-containing protein, translating into MTRPKSRPRRHLLCAGLLAALPASARATPIAPMPLAATWAAADGSYHAGILSLSNSELVGQSTRGQRPQNTIELPTRAHAVLPAADRSLIVVARRPGDWLLRWRPGSSAEPEWVWAGADRSFNGHAIFSADGARLFTTETDAATGAGLIGVRDARSLRLLAEWPTHGIDPHELLLDAGGQLIVANGGVPTQPETGRARRDMSRMDSSLVRLHATTGQRLAQWRLLDTRLSLRHLARMTVAGKPHIGIALQAEHDDPAQRAAAPVLALLDGQQLRTCAAPPLAGYGGSIVAWQGQWVVSCPRVHGVARFDAGGRWLGQLALTEACALAVAPTDETLWVGGRERAALYHARHASTHHARHASTHHAPGLRLDNHWAPWPHAGQGRARA; encoded by the coding sequence ATGACACGCCCTAAAAGCCGGCCCCGCCGGCACCTGCTGTGCGCGGGCCTGCTGGCCGCGCTGCCCGCATCGGCGCGGGCCACGCCCATCGCGCCCATGCCGCTGGCCGCCACGTGGGCCGCAGCCGATGGCAGCTACCACGCGGGCATTCTTTCGCTATCAAATAGTGAGCTAGTTGGGCAATCAACACGTGGACAAAGGCCCCAAAACACCATTGAACTGCCTACCCGCGCCCATGCCGTGCTGCCGGCAGCCGATCGCTCGCTCATCGTCGTCGCGCGCCGCCCTGGCGACTGGCTGCTGCGCTGGCGGCCCGGCAGCAGCGCCGAACCCGAATGGGTGTGGGCCGGCGCCGACCGCAGCTTCAACGGCCACGCCATCTTCAGCGCCGATGGCGCGCGCCTGTTCACCACCGAAACCGACGCCGCCACCGGCGCCGGCCTGATCGGGGTGCGCGACGCGCGGTCGCTGCGCCTGTTGGCCGAATGGCCCACGCACGGCATCGACCCGCACGAACTGCTGCTGGACGCCGGCGGCCAGCTCATCGTCGCCAATGGCGGCGTGCCCACGCAGCCCGAAACCGGCCGCGCCCGGCGCGATATGTCGCGCATGGATTCGTCGCTGGTGCGCCTGCATGCCACCACCGGCCAGCGCTTGGCCCAGTGGCGCCTGCTCGATACGCGCCTGAGCCTGCGGCACTTGGCGCGCATGACGGTGGCCGGCAAGCCGCACATCGGCATCGCCCTGCAGGCCGAACACGACGACCCGGCGCAGCGCGCCGCCGCCCCGGTGCTGGCGCTGCTCGATGGCCAGCAACTGCGCACCTGCGCTGCGCCGCCGCTGGCGGGCTACGGCGGCTCCATCGTGGCGTGGCAGGGCCAGTGGGTCGTCAGCTGCCCGCGCGTGCACGGTGTGGCGCGTTTTGACGCAGGCGGCCGCTGGCTGGGCCAGCTGGCATTGACCGAAGCTTGCGCCCTGGCGGTGGCGCCCACTGACGAGACCTTGTGGGTCGGTGGCCGGGAGCGTGCCGCGCTGTACCATGCGCGCCACGCCAGCACGCACCATGCGCGCCACGCCAGCACGCACCATGCGCCGGGGCTGCGGCTGGACAACCACTGGGCGCCTTGGCCGCACGCTGGGCAGGGCAGGGCGCGTGCATGA
- a CDS encoding PepSY-associated TM helix domain-containing protein: MTARQLKTWTWLHKWSSLVCTAFMLLLCLTGLPLIFHHEIGHLLGTEVEPAPMAAGTPHVSLDQMLKAAQARHPERVVQFSAPHEDTDDLWFVTLTPTPAPTDDFRSVAVDARTGAVVAEPRFDTGFMWVMLKLHVDLFAGLPGKLFLGFMGLLLCLAIVSGVVLYAPFMRKLDFGAVRRDKSPRVKWLDLHNLLGIVTLVWALVVGFTGVINTWADLLIKYWQYAEISHIVAPYKDHPVITAAERAPVQAALQVAQARTPGQRVSFVAYPGTAFSSPHHITFFMKGDTPLTARLLQPVMVDARTAQVTAMPRLPWYLAALLLSQPLHFGDYGGMPMKIIWALLDIATFVVLGSGLYLWLRRRAPRSLRDEAGVEGGAQPI; the protein is encoded by the coding sequence ATGACCGCGCGCCAGCTCAAGACCTGGACCTGGCTGCACAAGTGGAGCAGCCTGGTGTGCACCGCGTTCATGCTGCTGTTGTGCCTGACGGGGCTGCCGCTGATCTTTCACCACGAGATCGGCCACCTGCTGGGCACCGAGGTGGAGCCGGCGCCCATGGCGGCCGGCACGCCGCACGTCAGCCTGGACCAGATGCTCAAGGCCGCGCAGGCGCGCCACCCTGAGCGCGTGGTGCAGTTCAGCGCGCCGCACGAGGACACCGATGACCTGTGGTTCGTCACCCTCACGCCCACGCCGGCGCCCACCGACGACTTCCGCTCGGTCGCCGTCGATGCGCGCACCGGCGCCGTGGTGGCCGAGCCGCGCTTCGACACCGGCTTCATGTGGGTCATGCTCAAGCTGCACGTGGACCTGTTCGCCGGGCTGCCGGGCAAGCTGTTTCTGGGCTTCATGGGGCTGCTGCTGTGCCTGGCCATCGTCTCGGGCGTGGTGCTGTACGCGCCGTTCATGCGCAAGCTGGATTTCGGCGCCGTGCGGCGCGACAAGTCGCCGCGCGTGAAGTGGCTCGACCTGCACAACCTGCTGGGCATCGTCACGCTGGTGTGGGCGCTGGTGGTGGGCTTCACCGGCGTCATCAACACCTGGGCCGACCTGCTGATCAAGTACTGGCAGTACGCCGAGATCAGCCACATCGTCGCACCGTACAAGGACCATCCGGTGATCACCGCCGCCGAGCGCGCGCCGGTGCAGGCCGCGCTGCAGGTGGCCCAGGCGCGTACGCCGGGGCAACGGGTGAGCTTTGTCGCTTATCCCGGCACCGCGTTTTCCAGCCCGCACCACATCACTTTTTTCATGAAGGGCGATACGCCGCTGACCGCGCGCCTGCTGCAACCGGTGATGGTGGACGCGCGCACCGCGCAAGTCACCGCCATGCCGCGCCTGCCCTGGTACCTGGCGGCGCTGCTGCTGTCGCAGCCGCTGCACTTTGGCGACTACGGCGGCATGCCGATGAAGATCATCTGGGCGCTGCTGGACATCGCCACGTTCGTAGTGCTGGGCAGCGGGCTGTACCTGTGGCTGAGACGGCGGGCGCCGCGCAGCTTGCGGGATGAAGCGGGGGTCGAGGGCGGCGCTCAGCCGATCTGA
- a CDS encoding PepSY-associated TM helix domain-containing protein — protein sequence MKNGFRQSMAWLHTYSGLLVGWVLFVVFAGGTAAYFRSEITFWMQPELHGAALKSPSAAERPELARRVADWLGQNAAGSPRWFITLPSEREPLVRVVWQKPPGQAPAKGRGRFGEALLDPATVQPVAGVRDTRGGDFFYRLHFDLHYMPAIWARWIVGFCAMFMLVAIVSGIVTHRRIFKDFFTFRPRKGQRSWLDAHNVSAVLALPYHLMITYTGLLTLVFMYMPWAPQAAYEQPRWQGAFEAEALGRPERPQASQRAAPLADLGAMVAQAQQRWQGVPAGQITIDHPGDAAARVAVRQTSGLSLRMRAPIAYFSGAEGAFTGVSDEQPRAAVLTYDVSEGLHVARFASPLLRALFFLSGLAGCAMVATGLLLWTVKERPAHLKALQKGERGSWALRLVDGLNVGAVAGLLVAMPALFWINRLLPVEVAERAQMEIHLFFAVWGACALLGLARPSRGMWRAQLLAAGALFALVPLLNAATGGAHWGVSLPQGQWVVAGFDAVCLLLGVGLLGAARWLRRPLARRTAAAGGAAARQPQAQGLAS from the coding sequence ATGAAAAACGGTTTCCGCCAATCCATGGCCTGGCTGCACACCTACAGCGGGCTGCTGGTGGGCTGGGTGCTGTTCGTGGTGTTCGCGGGCGGCACGGCAGCGTACTTTCGCAGCGAGATCACGTTCTGGATGCAGCCTGAGCTGCACGGCGCGGCGCTTAAATCGCCCAGCGCCGCCGAGCGGCCTGAGTTGGCGCGCCGCGTGGCCGACTGGCTGGGCCAGAACGCCGCCGGCAGCCCGCGCTGGTTCATCACCTTGCCGAGCGAGCGCGAGCCGCTGGTGCGCGTGGTTTGGCAAAAACCGCCCGGTCAGGCGCCGGCGAAAGGGCGCGGGCGCTTTGGCGAAGCGCTGCTCGACCCCGCCACCGTGCAGCCGGTGGCCGGCGTGCGCGACACGCGCGGGGGCGACTTTTTCTACCGCCTGCATTTCGACCTGCACTACATGCCCGCCATCTGGGCGCGCTGGATTGTGGGCTTTTGCGCCATGTTCATGCTGGTCGCCATCGTGAGCGGCATCGTCACGCACCGGCGCATCTTCAAGGACTTCTTCACCTTCCGCCCGCGCAAGGGCCAGCGCAGCTGGCTGGATGCGCACAACGTCAGCGCCGTGCTGGCGCTGCCGTATCACCTGATGATCACGTACACGGGGCTGCTGACGCTGGTCTTCATGTACATGCCGTGGGCGCCGCAGGCGGCCTACGAGCAGCCGCGTTGGCAAGGCGCTTTTGAAGCCGAAGCGCTGGGCCGGCCCGAGCGGCCCCAGGCCAGCCAGCGCGCCGCGCCGCTGGCCGACCTGGGCGCGATGGTCGCCCAGGCGCAGCAGCGCTGGCAGGGCGTGCCGGCGGGCCAGATCACCATCGACCACCCGGGCGATGCGGCGGCGCGCGTGGCGGTGCGGCAGACCAGCGGCCTGTCGCTGCGCATGCGAGCGCCGATCGCCTATTTCAGCGGTGCCGAGGGCGCCTTCACCGGCGTGAGCGACGAGCAGCCGCGCGCCGCGGTGCTCACGTATGACGTGTCCGAGGGCTTGCACGTGGCGCGCTTTGCCTCGCCCCTGCTGCGGGCGCTGTTCTTCTTGTCGGGCCTGGCCGGCTGCGCCATGGTGGCCACCGGCCTGCTGCTGTGGACGGTGAAAGAGCGGCCCGCGCACCTGAAGGCGCTACAAAAAGGCGAGCGCGGCAGCTGGGCGCTGCGCCTGGTCGACGGGCTGAACGTGGGTGCCGTGGCGGGGCTGCTGGTGGCCATGCCGGCGCTGTTCTGGATCAACCGCTTGCTGCCGGTGGAGGTGGCCGAACGCGCGCAAATGGAAATCCACCTGTTTTTTGCCGTGTGGGGCGCGTGCGCACTGCTGGGGCTGGCGCGGCCCTCGCGCGGCATGTGGCGCGCGCAGCTGCTGGCCGCGGGGGCCTTGTTCGCCTTGGTGCCGCTGCTGAATGCGGCCACCGGCGGGGCGCACTGGGGCGTGTCGCTGCCGCAGGGCCAGTGGGTGGTGGCCGGGTTTGATGCCGTGTGCCTGCTGCTGGGCGTGGGCTTGCTGGGGGCGGCGCGCTGGCTGCGGCGCCCGTTGGCCCGTCGCACGGCAGCGGCAGGCGGGGCGGCGGCGCGCCAACCCCAGGCGCAGGGCCTGGCGTCATGA
- a CDS encoding DUF3325 domain-containing protein, translating into MTGALLIALAFGSAWAGFCALSLAMERHFQDAFGRQRQGFERWRPWLRAAGAAGLGLSLIACLWPHGAAQGWVLWLGVLTAAALAQVLALSGVFRAY; encoded by the coding sequence ATGACCGGCGCCCTGCTCATCGCCCTGGCGTTTGGCAGCGCGTGGGCGGGCTTTTGCGCGCTCAGCCTGGCGATGGAGCGCCATTTTCAGGACGCCTTCGGCCGCCAGCGCCAGGGCTTTGAACGCTGGCGGCCGTGGCTGCGTGCAGCGGGCGCAGCGGGGTTGGGGCTGTCGCTCATCGCCTGCCTGTGGCCGCACGGCGCGGCCCAAGGCTGGGTGCTGTGGCTGGGCGTGCTCACGGCGGCGGCGCTGGCGCAGGTGCTGGCATTGAGCGGCGTTTTTCGTGCTTATTAA
- a CDS encoding DUF4198 domain-containing protein, translated as MKHPFAALLLICAATGAHAHHVWLEQNAQGAVLHFGEFGDNLRETSPGLLDKFPGPVARKLGPNGEAPVALKKGAHGFVLNARAGQGETLLVEERAYPTSERKEGEATVRSVYMPAARLAGDLSAHQPALTLDLVPTGTRQGEAVEFQAFYKSQPLPKAKVEVVTPSGWRQERHTDASGKFSVPLPWSGPYALELSHRDNQPGERAGGDKYDRASYVTTLTVYQPTGIAPLPAGPAAQPNK; from the coding sequence ATGAAACATCCGTTTGCCGCCCTGCTGCTGATCTGCGCCGCCACCGGCGCCCATGCCCATCACGTCTGGCTGGAACAAAACGCCCAGGGCGCCGTGCTGCACTTCGGCGAGTTCGGCGACAACCTGCGCGAGACCTCGCCCGGCCTGCTCGACAAGTTTCCCGGCCCGGTAGCGCGCAAGCTGGGCCCGAACGGCGAAGCGCCTGTCGCGCTGAAGAAGGGCGCCCACGGCTTTGTGCTGAATGCGCGCGCTGGCCAGGGCGAAACCTTGCTGGTCGAAGAGCGTGCTTACCCCACGTCCGAGCGCAAGGAGGGCGAGGCCACGGTGCGCAGCGTGTACATGCCCGCCGCGCGCCTGGCGGGCGATCTGTCGGCGCACCAGCCGGCGCTCACGCTCGATCTGGTGCCCACCGGCACGCGGCAGGGCGAAGCGGTGGAGTTTCAGGCGTTCTACAAGAGCCAGCCGCTTCCCAAGGCCAAGGTGGAGGTGGTCACGCCCTCGGGCTGGCGGCAAGAGCGCCATACCGATGCCAGCGGCAAATTCAGCGTGCCGCTGCCTTGGAGCGGCCCTTATGCGCTGGAGCTGTCGCACCGCGACAACCAGCCCGGCGAGCGCGCCGGCGGCGACAAGTACGACCGCGCCAGCTACGTGACCACGCTCACCGTGTACCAGCCCACGGGCATCGCGCCGCTGCCGGCAGGGCCGGCCGCGCAGCCGAACAAGTAA
- a CDS encoding DUF3649 domain-containing protein, with the protein MKKEANRRATRRYRLGVAARALAAIGGGYALSALASVALALWLPVARAEAVTWGLLAAFVVYPLAVMWVFAARSAARAWLGLALPAALLGLPVALHQWGWLARAPT; encoded by the coding sequence ATGAAAAAAGAAGCAAACCGGCGCGCCACCCGCCGCTACCGCCTGGGCGTGGCAGCGCGCGCGCTGGCCGCCATCGGCGGCGGTTACGCATTGAGTGCGCTGGCCAGCGTGGCGCTGGCACTGTGGCTGCCGGTGGCCCGGGCCGAGGCGGTCACGTGGGGGCTGCTGGCGGCTTTCGTGGTGTATCCGCTGGCGGTGATGTGGGTGTTTGCCGCCCGCAGCGCCGCGCGCGCCTGGCTGGGGCTGGCGCTGCCGGCGGCGCTGCTCGGGCTGCCGGTGGCGCTGCACCAGTGGGGCTGGCTGGCGAGGGCGCCGACATGA
- a CDS encoding TonB-dependent siderophore receptor produces the protein MTTHRFHPASASVAALTLLTAAAQAQTLAAPAVAAPQAKASAAAATTLPEVTVAADKDSSGTTEGTRSFTPSTVSGATGLPLSVRETPQSVTVITRERIEAQGMQTVSDAVQATPGVSTALMDGRGESYSARGFGISSIQLDGVPMTWGSGWDAGETRNNLATIDRVEVVRGAAGLLTGAGNPSASINLIRKRADSPTFTGQAQLELGSHQRRAGMLDLSTPLNADASVRARLIGKATARHTFNDRERVANQLLYGVVDADLSAHTRLSVGADWQNNDSSGALWGGLLPWHRDGSRIDWPHGFSLAPRWASWPSQQRSVFGTLEHRFNPDWSLRLHAQHIRNANQAKLANPNGLLDAATGSGIANSRVQYDVERSQSDLALQAQGAFHALGRRHELVLGAQTSRQKFQGLRTHGGSNNPIADVWAYDGQQPEPEPLAQPELSARNSTREHAVYGATRLHLADPLRLIVGARITHWQKVGEPAAFNTAYTLRHPHVVTPYAGLVLDIDPTWSAYASIARVFNPQERRDREGRYLDPVTGQNLELGVKAAWLNGRLTGSAAVFQTTQDNVAVADGRQTVPGTAAEQAYTGAKGVKTRGYELELVGSPTPGWDVSLGWTAFSSRDAQGQPVNTNRPAKLLKLFTQYRLPGTWSALTLGAGLDWQGRIYSDVKNPVTRAPEQLEQAAYALLNLSARYQFSKHASMRLAVNNVLDKRYWANVGFYDRLTWGAPRSVVLTLNAQF, from the coding sequence ATGACCACCCATCGTTTTCACCCTGCCTCTGCCAGCGTGGCAGCGTTGACGCTGCTGACCGCTGCCGCGCAGGCGCAAACCCTTGCGGCGCCAGCCGTTGCCGCGCCGCAAGCCAAGGCCAGCGCCGCTGCCGCGACCACGCTGCCCGAGGTCACCGTGGCGGCAGACAAGGACAGCAGCGGCACCACCGAGGGCACGCGCTCGTTCACGCCGTCCACCGTCTCAGGCGCCACGGGGCTGCCGCTTTCGGTGCGCGAGACGCCGCAGTCGGTCACCGTCATCACGCGCGAGCGGATCGAGGCGCAAGGCATGCAGACGGTGTCGGACGCGGTGCAGGCCACGCCGGGCGTGTCCACGGCGCTGATGGACGGGCGCGGCGAAAGCTACAGCGCGCGCGGCTTCGGCATCTCCAGCATCCAGCTCGACGGCGTGCCGATGACCTGGGGCAGCGGCTGGGATGCGGGCGAAACCCGCAACAACTTGGCCACGATCGACCGCGTCGAGGTGGTGCGCGGCGCCGCCGGGCTGCTGACGGGCGCGGGCAACCCCTCGGCCAGCATCAACCTGATCCGCAAGCGCGCCGACAGCCCCACCTTCACCGGCCAGGCGCAGCTGGAGCTGGGTTCGCACCAGCGCCGCGCGGGGATGCTCGATCTGTCCACCCCGCTCAACGCCGACGCCAGCGTGCGTGCGCGCCTGATCGGCAAGGCCACGGCACGCCACACCTTCAACGACCGCGAGCGCGTGGCCAACCAGCTGCTGTACGGCGTGGTCGATGCCGACCTGAGTGCCCACACCCGCCTGTCGGTGGGGGCCGACTGGCAGAACAACGATTCCAGCGGCGCGCTGTGGGGCGGCCTGCTGCCCTGGCACAGGGACGGCTCGCGCATCGACTGGCCGCACGGCTTCAGCCTGGCGCCGCGCTGGGCGTCGTGGCCCAGCCAGCAGCGCAGCGTGTTCGGCACGCTGGAGCACCGGTTCAACCCGGATTGGTCGCTGCGCCTGCACGCGCAGCACATCCGCAATGCCAACCAGGCCAAGCTGGCCAACCCCAATGGGCTGCTGGATGCGGCCACGGGCAGCGGCATCGCCAATTCGCGCGTGCAGTACGACGTGGAGCGCAGCCAGAGCGATCTGGCGCTGCAAGCGCAAGGCGCCTTCCACGCGCTGGGCCGGCGCCACGAGCTGGTGCTGGGCGCGCAAACCAGCCGCCAGAAGTTTCAGGGCCTGCGCACGCACGGCGGCAGCAACAACCCGATTGCCGATGTCTGGGCCTACGACGGCCAGCAGCCCGAGCCCGAACCGCTGGCGCAGCCCGAGCTGAGCGCGCGCAACAGCACGCGCGAACACGCGGTGTACGGCGCCACCCGGCTGCACCTGGCCGATCCGCTGCGCCTGATCGTGGGCGCGCGCATCACCCATTGGCAGAAGGTGGGCGAGCCCGCCGCCTTCAACACCGCCTACACGCTGCGCCACCCGCATGTCGTGACGCCTTATGCGGGGCTGGTGCTCGACATCGACCCGACCTGGTCGGCCTACGCCAGCATTGCGCGCGTGTTCAACCCGCAGGAGCGGCGCGACCGCGAGGGCCGCTACCTGGACCCCGTCACCGGCCAGAATTTGGAGCTGGGCGTCAAGGCCGCCTGGCTGAACGGGCGCCTGACCGGCAGCGCCGCCGTGTTCCAGACCACGCAGGACAACGTGGCGGTGGCCGATGGCCGCCAAACCGTGCCCGGCACGGCGGCGGAGCAGGCTTACACCGGCGCCAAGGGCGTGAAAACGCGCGGCTACGAGCTGGAACTGGTGGGCAGCCCCACGCCCGGCTGGGACGTGAGCCTGGGCTGGACGGCCTTCAGCAGCCGCGATGCGCAAGGCCAGCCCGTCAACACCAACCGGCCCGCCAAGCTGCTCAAGCTGTTCACCCAATACCGCCTGCCCGGAACCTGGAGCGCGCTCACGCTGGGCGCGGGGCTGGACTGGCAAGGCCGCATTTACAGCGACGTGAAAAACCCCGTCACCCGCGCCCCCGAGCAGCTGGAGCAAGCCGCTTACGCGCTGCTCAACCTGTCGGCGCGCTACCAGTTCAGCAAGCACGCGTCGATGCGGCTGGCCGTGAACAACGTGCTCGACAAGCGGTACTGGGCCAACGTGGGCTTTTACGACCGCCTCACCTGGGGCGCGCCACGCAGCGTGGTGCTGACGCTGAACGCCCAGTTTTGA
- a CDS encoding TonB-dependent siderophore receptor, whose translation MPKSHRPRANKAGEAIDSIVGTPLRRISAAVLALCMASASTAQTAATETAPAEATLQEVNVKSQAVRETATTPVIGYRARRATTATKTDTPLAETPQSITVITRDQMTEQGMANLQDVLGYAAGVRSDAYGVDSRTDSVKVRGSNPDTYLNGLRDSFGYYTSTVRPDPYTLERIEVLRGPAGMLFGAGTAAGVVNLIGKQPQFEAQREIGLQLGSFNRKQAQFDLTGPINDQLAWRLVGLARKSGTQVDHVPDDRALLMPSLTWRPSAATQFTVDALWQSDKTGSTAQFFPWIGTVLPSTHGRLPTHRFIGEPSDRYDSERRHIGWRFEHAFNDQWRVRHNLRYSHNQNVGVYHWADFSTIVGGWGADPIGQRVIGRKLSDTNTKTRMLLLDQHLQGRFSTGALQHTVLAGIDHARQDEQTWRAVRRPSTIDAWSPVYGRITPGVARTRLPDTHQRNTGVYLQDQIHWQNWIFVAGLRHDRASSGVQGKPDAITSATTHRLGAMYTTPSGWNPYLSYAESFTPQAPRGSVSFKPLRGRLWELGLKYEPPGQALAFNAALYDVQEKNRIQSPQPDVYNQLGKTRTRGLELEARGAVGRHLDVLGHYNLTDADVQLSGVPKHQATAWGVYRFNASRSLGWSVGAGVRWMSAFRERTGPRVPATALVDLMLAYDTEHWRVALNVANAADKTYVSTCLSRGDCWWGARRTVLMSATYRF comes from the coding sequence ATGCCAAAAAGCCATCGTCCGCGCGCCAATAAAGCGGGGGAAGCTATTGATTCGATAGTGGGGACACCATTGCGCCGCATCAGCGCCGCCGTGCTCGCGCTGTGCATGGCCAGCGCCAGTACGGCCCAGACGGCTGCCACCGAAACCGCCCCAGCCGAGGCCACGTTGCAAGAGGTGAACGTCAAATCTCAGGCGGTGCGCGAAACCGCCACCACGCCCGTTATCGGCTACCGCGCGCGGCGCGCCACCACCGCCACCAAGACCGACACGCCGCTGGCCGAAACACCGCAGTCCATCACCGTCATCACGCGCGACCAGATGACGGAGCAAGGCATGGCCAACCTGCAGGACGTGCTGGGCTACGCCGCCGGCGTGCGCTCCGATGCGTATGGTGTGGATTCGCGCACCGACTCGGTCAAGGTGCGCGGCAGCAATCCCGACACGTACCTGAACGGGCTGCGCGACAGCTTTGGCTACTACACCAGCACCGTTCGGCCCGATCCCTACACGCTGGAGCGCATCGAAGTCCTGCGCGGCCCGGCCGGCATGCTGTTCGGCGCCGGCACGGCAGCGGGCGTGGTCAACCTGATCGGCAAGCAGCCGCAGTTCGAAGCCCAGCGCGAGATTGGCCTGCAACTGGGCAGCTTCAACCGCAAGCAGGCGCAGTTCGACTTGACAGGGCCCATCAACGACCAATTGGCTTGGCGGCTGGTGGGGCTGGCGCGCAAGTCTGGCACGCAGGTCGACCATGTGCCCGACGACCGCGCACTGCTCATGCCCTCGCTCACCTGGCGGCCCAGCGCGGCCACGCAATTCACCGTCGATGCACTGTGGCAAAGCGACAAAACAGGCAGCACGGCGCAGTTCTTTCCGTGGATCGGCACCGTGCTGCCCAGCACCCACGGCCGGCTGCCCACGCACCGCTTCATCGGCGAGCCCAGCGACCGCTACGACAGCGAACGCCGGCACATCGGCTGGCGCTTCGAGCACGCCTTCAACGACCAGTGGCGCGTGCGGCACAACCTGCGTTACTCGCACAACCAGAACGTGGGCGTTTACCACTGGGCCGATTTTTCGACCATCGTGGGCGGCTGGGGGGCCGACCCGATTGGCCAGCGCGTCATCGGCCGCAAGCTGAGCGACACCAACACCAAGACGCGCATGCTGTTGCTCGACCAGCACCTGCAAGGCCGGTTCTCGACCGGCGCGCTCCAGCACACCGTGCTGGCCGGCATCGACCATGCGCGGCAGGATGAGCAGACTTGGCGCGCCGTGCGCCGCCCCAGCACCATCGATGCGTGGAGCCCCGTGTATGGGCGCATCACCCCCGGCGTGGCGCGCACCCGCTTGCCTGACACCCACCAGCGCAACACTGGCGTGTATCTGCAAGACCAGATTCACTGGCAAAACTGGATTTTCGTGGCTGGCCTGCGCCATGATCGCGCCAGTTCTGGCGTGCAAGGCAAACCCGACGCCATCACCAGCGCCACCACCCACCGGCTGGGCGCGATGTACACCACGCCCTCGGGCTGGAACCCTTACCTCAGCTACGCCGAATCCTTCACCCCCCAAGCGCCGCGCGGCAGCGTCAGCTTCAAGCCGCTGCGCGGGCGGCTGTGGGAACTGGGCCTGAAGTACGAGCCGCCGGGCCAGGCGCTGGCCTTCAACGCCGCGCTGTACGACGTGCAGGAGAAAAACCGCATCCAGTCGCCGCAGCCCGACGTCTACAACCAGCTCGGCAAAACGCGCACGCGCGGGTTGGAACTGGAGGCGCGCGGCGCCGTGGGCCGCCACCTCGACGTGCTGGGTCACTACAACCTCACCGACGCCGACGTGCAGTTGAGCGGGGTGCCCAAACACCAGGCCACCGCCTGGGGCGTGTACCGCTTCAATGCGTCGCGCAGCCTGGGCTGGTCGGTCGGCGCGGGCGTGCGCTGGATGAGCGCCTTCCGCGAACGCACCGGCCCGCGCGTGCCCGCCACTGCGCTGGTCGATTTGATGCTGGCCTACGACACCGAGCACTGGCGCGTGGCGCTGAACGTGGCCAACGCCGCCGACAAGACCTATGTCTCCACCTGCCTGTCGCGCGGCGACTGCTGGTGGGGCGCGCGCCGCACGGTGCTGATGAGCGCCACCTATCGCTTTTGA
- a CDS encoding imelysin family protein: MKLFSSRSARVCAALAAALLMPLAMAQPAPSVAVPFYTPLDMAQGLRQHWSPPLAARFAASAQALPTAVQALCDAPAAQAAPRLQDARAAWVQAVQDWDRYASVPLAALIERRALRQLDFMPPRPALIRRAVAQAPSGAAGMERVGTPAKGLPALEWLLWQASLAPATPECAYAVQVAADIGREAVQLNTAADAAASAEPTPEQSSAAFAELLNQWVGSVERLRWAHIDKPRREAASGAKSEPPHWPRAASGHTAGSWRAHWQALKQLAVMSGAAPAPGQGVVTLEAYLRGRGLIALADRWADRIAATDQTMQAIDPRQGATLDKAVKALAQTKRMAEDEVASALDVRMGFSDADGD, encoded by the coding sequence GTGAAACTCTTTTCATCCCGATCCGCCCGCGTGTGCGCCGCGCTGGCCGCCGCCTTGCTGATGCCGCTGGCGATGGCGCAGCCGGCGCCCAGCGTCGCCGTGCCGTTCTACACCCCGCTCGATATGGCCCAGGGCCTGCGCCAGCACTGGAGCCCGCCGCTGGCCGCGCGCTTTGCCGCCAGCGCCCAGGCGCTGCCCACCGCCGTGCAGGCGCTGTGCGATGCGCCCGCTGCCCAGGCCGCGCCGCGCCTGCAAGATGCCCGTGCCGCCTGGGTGCAGGCGGTGCAGGACTGGGACCGTTACGCCAGCGTGCCGCTGGCCGCGCTGATCGAGCGGCGCGCGCTGCGCCAGCTCGACTTCATGCCGCCCCGGCCGGCGCTGATTCGCCGCGCCGTCGCCCAGGCGCCCAGCGGCGCGGCCGGCATGGAGCGCGTGGGCACGCCGGCCAAGGGCCTGCCCGCGCTCGAATGGCTGCTGTGGCAAGCCAGCCTGGCGCCCGCCACCCCCGAGTGCGCCTACGCCGTGCAAGTGGCTGCCGATATTGGCCGCGAGGCAGTGCAGCTGAACACCGCCGCCGATGCCGCCGCCAGCGCCGAGCCGACGCCGGAACAATCGAGCGCCGCCTTTGCCGAGCTGCTGAACCAGTGGGTGGGCAGCGTCGAGCGCCTGCGCTGGGCGCACATCGACAAGCCGCGCCGCGAAGCCGCCAGCGGCGCCAAAAGCGAGCCGCCCCACTGGCCGCGCGCCGCCAGCGGCCACACGGCGGGCAGCTGGCGCGCGCACTGGCAGGCGCTGAAGCAATTGGCCGTGATGAGCGGCGCCGCGCCCGCGCCGGGCCAGGGCGTGGTCACGCTGGAAGCCTATCTGCGCGGGCGCGGCCTGATCGCGCTGGCCGACCGCTGGGCCGACCGTATCGCAGCCACCGACCAGACCATGCAGGCCATCGACCCGCGCCAAGGCGCCACGCTGGACAAGGCCGTCAAGGCTCTGGCGCAAACCAAGCGCATGGCCGAAGACGAAGTGGCCAGCGCGCTGGATGTGCGCATGGGTTTTTCGGATGCCGATGGGGATTGA